The genomic segment TCATAAACGATCAGCGCGTCTTGACCGCGGTCGCGGAAGTATTCGCCCATCGAGCAACCGGCGTACGGTGCGAGGTATTGCATCGCTGCCGATTCCGAAGCCGAAGCGGCCACGACGATCGTGTATTCCAGCGCGCCGGTTTCTTCCAGCTTGCGGACCACGTTCATGATCGACGAAGCCTTCTGGCCGATCGCGACGTAGATACAGAAGAGGTTCTTGCCCTTCTGGTTGATGATCGCGTCGACTGCGACTGCCGTCTTGCCGCACTGGCGGTCGCCGATGATCAGCTCGCGCTGGCCACGGCCAACCGGCACCATCGCGTCGATCGATTTCAGACCGGTTTGAACCGGCTCCGAAACCGACTTACGCCAGATCACGCCCGGCGCAATCTTTTCGATTGCGTCGGTCTTCTTTGCGTTGATCGGGCCCTTGCCGTCGATCGGGTTACCGAGTGCATCGACCACACGGCCGAGCAGTTCCGGGCCCACCGGCACTTCGAGAATACGACCCGTCGTCTTGACGATGTCGCCTTCCGAAATGTGTTCGTATTCACCCAGAATCACGGCGCCGACCGAGTCGCGCTCGAGGTTCAGTGCGAGACCGAAGGTGTTGCCCGGGAATTCGAGCATTTCGCCCTGCATCACTTCCGACAGGCCGTGAATACGCACGATACCGTCGGTCACGGAGATCACGGTGCCCTGGTTGCGAACGTCTGCGTTCGCTTCGAGGCCCTGGATCCGGCTCTTGATCAGCTCGCTGATCTCAGAGGGATTGAGTTGCATTATTCGCTCCTGATAGTCAATTCTGTTGCGTGCCAGCCGCTTCAGCGCGTGTCGCGCTTCAGGCCGTCAGAGCCGTTTGCATGCTGGCAAGCCGCGCGCGGACCGAGGTATCGAGCACTTCGTCGCCCACCGTCACGCGAACGCCGCCGATCAACGACGAGTCGACTTCGACCGTCGGCTTCAGCTTGCGTTGGAACTTGCGTTCGAGACTTGCGACGAGTTCGTTCAACTGCGCGCCTTCGAGCGGGAATGCGCTGACGATCAGCACATCGGCCGCCCCTTCGCGGGCGTTCTTCAACTCTTCGAACTGCACAGCGATTTCCGGCAGCAGTTGCAGGCGATGGTTATCGACCAGCATTTGCACCAGATTCTTCGCTTGCGCGTTGTCCTTGAGCGGCGACTTGACCGCGGCCAGCAGCAGTTCGCTGACCTGGGCGCGGCTTACTTTCGGGCTCGAGGCGATCGACAGCACTTCGGGCAGACGCGCAACCTGTGCCAGCTCCTGCACGAGCGTGGACCAGGCGGCGATGTCACCAGCTTCGGCCACGCCAAACAGCGCTTCTGCGTACGGACGGGCGATGGTTGCAAGTTCGGCCATGATCAGAGCTCGGCTTTCAGTTGATTCAGCAGGTCAGCGTGAGCTGCCTGGTCGACTTCGCGCTTCAGGATCTGTTCAGCGCCCTTGACCGCGAGTGCAGCGACTTCGCCGCGCAGCGTTTCGCGCGCCTTCACGACTTGCTGGTCCGCGTCGGCCTTCGCTTGCGCGATGATGCGAGCGGCTTCAGCTTGCGCTTGAGCCTTGATTTCGTCAGCGACTGCCACAGCGCGCTTTTCCGCGTCAGCAATACGTTGCTGACCGTCGTTGCGTGCCTGAGCGAGTTCCTGGTCGACGAGCTTGTGAGCAGCGGCGAGTTCTTGCTTGCCCTTTTCAGCAGCCGACAAACCGTCAGCAATCTTCTTCGAGCGCTCGTCGAGGGCATTGATCAACGGCGGCCACACGAACTTCATCGTGAACCACGCGAGGATCAGGAACACGACCATTTGCGCAAACAGGGTTGCGTTGAGATTCACGGTGTTTCCTTAAACGTTGCTAGTTCGGAAAAGTGAAACGGCAAGGCGCTCATCGATTCTGTATTCGATCAGCGCCTAAGTGCCCGTTCCGCCCTGCGCCTTTACCAGTTATAGCTCAGGCGCAAACTTCCGAGGAACCTCAGCCTGCCAGCTTCGACAGCAGCGGGTTCGCGAACGCAAACAGCATTGCCACACCAACGCCAATCAGGAACGCCGCGTCGATCAGACCAGCCAGCAGGAACATCTTGGTTTGCAGCGGGTTCATCAGTTCAGGCTGACGTGCACATGCTTCGATGTACTTGCCGCCCATCAGGCCGATACCGATACAGGCGCCGATAGCACCCAGGCCGATGATGATGCCGATACCGATGGCGGTCAGACCCTGGATGTTGGCGATGAAAGCTTGCATGATCACTCCTTTGTGAAAAGTCTTTTAGAACTGGTTGGAACTGGGATTTAAAAACTAAAGCGATTCTTTTGACGGCGCAGTTTAGTGCGTGTCGTGTGCCTGGCCGATGTACACCAGCGTCAGCATCATGAAAATGAAGGCCTGCAGCAGAACGATCAGGATGTGGAAGATTGACCACACGCTGCCGGCGATCACGTGGCCGATGAAGCCAAGCACCGTCGTGTCCGCGCCGAAGCTCCAGATGCTGCCGAGCAGGGCAATCAGCAGGAACAACAGTTCGCCCGCGTACATGTTGCCGAACAGCCGCATGCCGAGCGAGACCGTCTTCGCGACGAACTCGATGATGTTCAGTGCAAGGTTCGGGATCCACAGCAGCGGATGCGCGCCGAACGGAGCGGACAGCAGTTCATGCACGAAGCCGCCGGCGCCCTTGATCTTGAAGTTGTAGTAAATCATCAGCACGAACACGCCGAGAGCGATACCGAGCGTGCCGTTAAGGTCGGCAGTCGGAACGATGCGGTGGTGCGGGATGGTTTCGGACAGACCCAGCCAGCCAATCACGTGGCCCGGCAGGTCGACAGGGATAAAGTCGAGCGAGTTCATCAGCGCGACCCAGACGAAAACGGTCAGGGCCAGCGGCGCGATGAAAGTGCGCGAGCCGTGGATCATCGACTTCGATTGATCCTCGACCATTTCGACCAGCATTTCGATTGCGCACTGGAAACGGCCGGGTACGCCCGACGTTGCCTTACGCGCAGCGAGATGCAGGATGAAGATCGTGGCCAGACCGCAAACGATCGACCAGAAAAGGGTGTCCAGATTCCACACGTGGATGTCGAAAATCGACGTCTGATGCGCGGTGGAAAAGTTCTGCAAGTGGTGCGCGATGTACTCGGACGGATCCATTGCGCGCGTGCCTTCGCTAGCTGCCATATCGTTAAAGCCACCCAAATTGTCGAAAATCGTCTTAGGCCGTACCCGCAGCAATGCTGTATTGCGGGAACACGCCGGGTGCGGATCGTGTCTCATCCGCACACCTGTTGCCGGCGCTGCGCGCCAGCCTGAATTTTTTGCTGCTACTTTGTTGCTGCTACCTGGAGGCTAACCTAGCGCCAGGCCAAGGCGATCCAGTATGTCTTGAGCGCGATGAGGTAGGTCACGAGCAGCGGCACCCAGCATACGTCGTGATACCAGAAGGCGATGGCTACAAACATCGCGATCGTTGTCCCCATCTTGAGCGCTTCGCCGATCATCCAGCTCATCACTGTTTTGGCGCCGCTCAGCGTTCTAAGGCGCGCCGCAAACAGTGCGCCT from the Paraburkholderia fungorum genome contains:
- the atpA gene encoding F0F1 ATP synthase subunit alpha → MQLNPSEISELIKSRIQGLEANADVRNQGTVISVTDGIVRIHGLSEVMQGEMLEFPGNTFGLALNLERDSVGAVILGEYEHISEGDIVKTTGRILEVPVGPELLGRVVDALGNPIDGKGPINAKKTDAIEKIAPGVIWRKSVSEPVQTGLKSIDAMVPVGRGQRELIIGDRQCGKTAVAVDAIINQKGKNLFCIYVAIGQKASSIMNVVRKLEETGALEYTIVVAASASESAAMQYLAPYAGCSMGEYFRDRGQDALIVYDDLTKQAWAYRQISLLLRRPPGREAYPGDVFYLHSRLLERAARVSEEYVEKFTNGEVKGKSGSLTALPVIETQAGDVTAFVPTNVISITDGQIFLETDLFNAGIRPAINAGVSVSRVGGAAQTKVVKKLSGGIRTDLAQYRELAAFAQFASDLDEATRKQLERGRRVTELLKQPQYQPLQVWELGVSLFAANNGYLDDLEVSQVLPFEKGLREHLKASHADLVKRIEDTKELSKDDEGLLHTAVKDFKKSGAY
- a CDS encoding F0F1 ATP synthase subunit delta, whose translation is MAELATIARPYAEALFGVAEAGDIAAWSTLVQELAQVARLPEVLSIASSPKVSRAQVSELLLAAVKSPLKDNAQAKNLVQMLVDNHRLQLLPEIAVQFEELKNAREGAADVLIVSAFPLEGAQLNELVASLERKFQRKLKPTVEVDSSLIGGVRVTVGDEVLDTSVRARLASMQTALTA
- a CDS encoding F0F1 ATP synthase subunit B → MNLNATLFAQMVVFLILAWFTMKFVWPPLINALDERSKKIADGLSAAEKGKQELAAAHKLVDQELAQARNDGQQRIADAEKRAVAVADEIKAQAQAEAARIIAQAKADADQQVVKARETLRGEVAALAVKGAEQILKREVDQAAHADLLNQLKAEL
- the atpE gene encoding F0F1 ATP synthase subunit C; translated protein: MQAFIANIQGLTAIGIGIIIGLGAIGACIGIGLMGGKYIEACARQPELMNPLQTKMFLLAGLIDAAFLIGVGVAMLFAFANPLLSKLAG
- the atpB gene encoding F0F1 ATP synthase subunit A, which translates into the protein MAASEGTRAMDPSEYIAHHLQNFSTAHQTSIFDIHVWNLDTLFWSIVCGLATIFILHLAARKATSGVPGRFQCAIEMLVEMVEDQSKSMIHGSRTFIAPLALTVFVWVALMNSLDFIPVDLPGHVIGWLGLSETIPHHRIVPTADLNGTLGIALGVFVLMIYYNFKIKGAGGFVHELLSAPFGAHPLLWIPNLALNIIEFVAKTVSLGMRLFGNMYAGELLFLLIALLGSIWSFGADTTVLGFIGHVIAGSVWSIFHILIVLLQAFIFMMLTLVYIGQAHDTH